CCGCACAATGGCTATCGCTATGAACTCATAAAGGGAGAATTGCGCCAGATGGCGCCAGCAGGCAGACAACACGGACGAATTGCAGCGACAATCTGTAGCCGTCTCGAATCATTTGTACGAAATAATAATCTCGGTGAAATCTATGCTGCTGAGACGGGTTTTTTAATTTGGACCGATCCGGATACGGTGCGCGCTCCCGACGCGAGTTTTGTGTCGAGAGCACGCGCAGATGCCACAGACGAAGAAGAAGGGTTCTTCCCTGGCGCGCCCGACCTCGCCGTTGAAGTCATTTCGCCAAATGACCGCGCATCCGAAGTGACGGAAAAAGCATTTGATTGGTTGCGGGCAGGTGCGAAGATGGTTATTGTACTCGATCCCAAAACGCGCACGGCGACCATCTATCGCGGGTTTGACGATGTTCGCATTCTCACAGAAGGCGATACAATTGACGGCGGCGATGTCGTGCCCGGGTGGCAATTGCCACTTGCAGATGTGTTCTAATTTTAACAAAAAAGATTTTGCCTGTACTTTGTTTGTCATCGCGGCAGGTCCCCTGCTTCAAGCATGCAGGGGCATGCGTTAGCCGCGATCCAGAAGATTCTATCTTTCTTCAAGTGCCTCCCAGGTCTTTTTGCCGACCAGTGAGGCGTTTATTTTTTATAGATTGGTGTAAGTTTCCTCTTGCGGAGATGAAATGGCAAGAAGAAGGAAGACGAGAAGGACGCGCCGTGATCCACGCGAGGATCGGCAGAGGTCGCCAGTTTCTTTGGTGGACCGTTTGTTGCATTTGCAGGCGTCCGATGAGCGTCCGTGGAAGTTTTTGTTGCCGGTGCTCGCGCTGGCATTTGTGGTGCGTGCGGCGATTGCGCTGTGTGGCGATTTTGTTTTGCACCCGGATGAAATTATGCAGTATTTGGAGCCGGCACATCGTCTTGTTTTTGGGAATGGGGTTACGTATTGGGAGTTTTTTTACGGGGCGCGTTCATGGCTGGTGCCCGGTCTGGTTGCCGGGATGTTGAAGGTGTTTGATCTGGTGGGGCTTGGTGAGCCGTTCTGGTATGTGGGCGGCGTCAAGCTGATGTTTTGTGCAATTTCTCTGTTGATTCCAGTGGGGATGTATTTTTTTGCGCGGCGGCATTTTGGGGAGGTATCGGCGCGGGTTGCATTATTGGCTGGTGCGTTCTGGTATGAGTTGGTGGGGTTTGCCCACAAGCCGATGACCGAGTTTGTGGCTACTGCGCTGTTGATGGGGTTGCTGGTGCTGTGTGTGCAGTCGTCAGTGGATAGGGGGCGGACGGTCTATCTGATGGCGATCATAGCGATGCTGATGGCGGCGGTACGAGTGCAGTACGCGCCGCTTGCGCTGTTGGTTTTGGGTGTGTTCTTTTTGAGGACGGAGAAGAAGGTTCAACTCGCGATTGCTGCGGGTGCGTTTCTGCTGGGGGTGGGCCTGTTTGATGCGATGACGTGGGATGGGGATTTGTTTCATTCTTATCTCACCTATATCCGCTTCAATCTTTTGATTGGTGGAAGTTACACAAGCGAGACGCCTATATATCAGTTCTTGTGGTGGCTTTTGCTCGCGAGTGTGGGGTTGGGTGCGCTTTGTATGGTTGTCGCATTGCGCGATTGGCGGCGCTATGGGTTTTTGCTCGTTCTTATTGGTCTGGTGTTGTTCATTCATTCCGTGCAAGCACTCAAGGTGTACCGATTCGTTTTTGCGGTTATTCCGCTTTGGCTTTTGATTGGCGCAGATGTGGTGGCGAGAGTCCAGGGGAATGCGCGCGTATGGGGACTGGTGGGCGTCTTGTTCGCGGCGGTTTCGCTGGGGGGTATTCTGAATGCACTGCCCTCTCAGAATCAGGTCTATGGCGCCTATCCCAAAGAGGCTGGAAAGGTGGGATTCATTCGCGGTCAGGATCCGATTTTTGCCGCGTTTCGCTATCTCGCCCATGCACCCGGTGTTCTGGGGGTGTGGCAGGCCGACAGACCGTATTACAATCTGCCTGGCTATTATTATTTGCACCGGGAGATACCGTTTTACGATGCGTATTCAGGGCGTGCGATAAACAAGGGTCTGGAGATAAAAGCGGCTTCGGTCAGCCATATTGTGTCGGAGAATACCGAACGCGTCATTCCCGGCTATACGGTGGAGAAGAAATTTGGCGATATTCAGATCTGGCGCCGAGACGATAATGATGCGCCGGTCCGTCAATGGGAGGTGTACAATCCGATTATTGTCGGCGGTGTGGAACAGATTATGTCGCACGTTGATCCCAATGCGCCAAAACCGCCGCCTGATCTTGGTATCCGCTTCGCGGCTGAGAGCAGGTAATTTGTAGGAGACGGTGCCCATCTCGCGCAATTCGGGCTATCGGTGTATTCAATGCCCTGTAGCCACGTCTGAAAGGCCGATGCGCTGTTTTTTCAAGGCAATTTCGAGAAGACCAGCAGCCTGTTAAAGATGAGTGGTATGATTCCTACTCGTCCTCTTTGTCTTGGCATATAGTATTTCTGCTTTATACCACACAACTTGAGTTAGCTAAAAAAAGGTTGCAATGTCAGGATTCACCCTGAAAGAAAAATATGCAGTTGGTATGGCATTGGTCGTCAAATCTCTGATTGTGTCGGCAATATTGATTTCTTTTTATGCCTATTCAGATTTTGACAATGTACCGAATTTGTGGAATCGCTGGTACACCGGACAGGACGATGTGTCATCGTGGTATATTCCATTTGCCAACTGGGATGGACAGTATTATTTGCTGTTGTC
This sequence is a window from Gemmatimonadota bacterium. Protein-coding genes within it:
- a CDS encoding Uma2 family endonuclease; this translates as PHNGYRYELIKGELRQMAPAGRQHGRIAATICSRLESFVRNNNLGEIYAAETGFLIWTDPDTVRAPDASFVSRARADATDEEEGFFPGAPDLAVEVISPNDRASEVTEKAFDWLRAGAKMVIVLDPKTRTATIYRGFDDVRILTEGDTIDGGDVVPGWQLPLADVF